A stretch of the Planctomycetota bacterium genome encodes the following:
- a CDS encoding chorismate-binding protein: protein MPTPSRPAFVDLASRHLRALEPGQRLAIPVGVAVLADQLTPVLAYRRLVSVDERTAPSFLLESVEGGARVGRYSVLGAHPMLELEARGRRATIRDHRGGGERTLDADDAFALMRRVGEGFRLLAADAGSGLAPPEGLLGGWVGYAGYDAVRYAEPGKLPFEAAPADDRDLADVSFGLYDGVVVFDNVAKLCHVVQLAFVGESDDPSEAYDAALAEARRRCAQIEEHSKPLPLGRMQPAGPRAELASNITREQHAAMVERAREYIFAGDIFQVVLGQRFERTSSADPFDVYRALRVVNPSPYMVYMQTSGAILVASSPEILCRVRRDEADATALVVTNRPLAGTRRRGATPEEDAALERELLADHKELSEHAMLVDLGRNDVGKVAIPGTVLLDALMQIERYSHVMHISSTVTGRLRSDADAYDALRAALPVGTISGAPKVRAMQIIDELETIKRGPYGGGMGWIGLPTATHDEHPRTAELDVALTLRTIVCPIDRYVPPADGRPAQWTYHLQAAGGIVADSVAGAEYEETVNKAAALARALDLAEAAFGG, encoded by the coding sequence ATGCCCACGCCGTCGCGCCCAGCATTCGTGGACCTCGCCTCGCGGCACCTGCGGGCGCTGGAGCCCGGCCAGCGGCTCGCGATCCCGGTGGGCGTGGCGGTGCTTGCCGACCAGCTGACGCCGGTGCTCGCCTATCGCCGGCTCGTCTCGGTCGACGAGCGGACCGCGCCCTCGTTCCTGCTCGAATCGGTCGAGGGCGGAGCCCGCGTCGGCCGCTACTCGGTGCTCGGAGCCCACCCCATGCTGGAGCTCGAGGCCCGGGGCCGCCGCGCCACCATCCGCGATCACCGCGGCGGCGGCGAGCGCACGCTGGACGCCGACGACGCGTTCGCGCTCATGCGCCGCGTGGGTGAGGGCTTCCGGCTGCTCGCCGCCGACGCTGGCTCGGGACTCGCGCCGCCCGAGGGCTTGCTCGGCGGCTGGGTCGGCTACGCGGGCTACGACGCGGTGCGGTACGCCGAGCCCGGCAAGCTGCCATTCGAGGCCGCGCCCGCCGACGACCGCGATCTGGCCGACGTGTCCTTCGGGCTTTACGACGGCGTGGTCGTGTTCGACAACGTCGCGAAGCTGTGCCACGTCGTGCAGCTGGCTTTCGTCGGAGAAAGCGACGACCCCAGCGAGGCGTACGACGCGGCGCTCGCCGAAGCCCGCCGCCGGTGCGCGCAGATCGAGGAGCACAGCAAGCCGCTGCCGCTGGGCCGCATGCAGCCCGCGGGGCCGCGGGCCGAACTGGCCAGCAACATCACCCGCGAGCAGCACGCCGCGATGGTCGAGCGAGCCCGCGAGTACATCTTCGCGGGCGACATCTTCCAGGTCGTGCTGGGGCAGCGCTTCGAGCGGACGAGCTCGGCTGATCCCTTCGACGTGTACCGCGCGCTCCGCGTGGTCAATCCCAGCCCGTACATGGTGTACATGCAGACTTCCGGCGCCATCCTCGTGGCGTCGAGCCCCGAGATCCTCTGCCGCGTGCGCCGGGACGAGGCCGATGCGACGGCCCTGGTCGTCACCAACCGTCCGCTGGCGGGCACGCGGCGGCGGGGCGCGACGCCGGAGGAGGACGCCGCGCTCGAGCGGGAGCTCCTGGCCGACCACAAGGAGCTCTCCGAGCACGCGATGCTCGTGGACCTGGGCCGCAACGACGTGGGCAAGGTGGCGATCCCGGGCACGGTCTTGCTCGACGCGCTGATGCAGATCGAGCGGTACAGCCACGTGATGCACATCAGCTCGACCGTCACCGGCAGGCTGCGCAGCGACGCCGACGCCTACGACGCCCTGCGGGCCGCGCTGCCCGTGGGCACGATCTCGGGCGCGCCAAAGGTGCGGGCCATGCAGATCATCGACGAGCTCGAGACCATCAAGCGGGGGCCCTACGGCGGGGGCATGGGCTGGATCGGCCTGCCGACGGCGACGCACGACGAGCACCCGCGGACCGCCGAGCTCGACGTGGCGCTCACCCTGCGGACCATCGTCTGCCCGATCGATCGGTACGTGCCGCCGGCCGACGGGCGGCCCGCGCAGTGGACCTACCACCTCCAGGCGGCGGGCGGCATCGTCGCGGATTCGGTCGCCGGGGCCGAGTACGAGGAAACGGTCAACAAGGCCGCCGCCCTCGCCCGGGCGCTCGACCTCGCCGAGGCGGCCTTCGGCGGCTAG
- a CDS encoding HAD family hydrolase: MTVRLLLLDIAGTVVESGNFTPVFRGVYREILGVDVSDEEIRVNTGRKKADVFAEVVRRHAPRRTGEAGVLGDMVAAFDRRMIERLGTDPPAILPGVPRALRRARDAGVLVGYVTGFAREPADRLLGAVGLDRDVLVGTDEVERGRPAPDLIREAMARLGVDEPALVAYAGDTPGDVLSGLNAGCSRVYGLTCGAHSRGELEAASEDPRVRIVDALAEAVDDLFGR, from the coding sequence ATGACCGTCCGGCTGCTGCTGCTGGACATCGCGGGCACCGTCGTCGAGAGCGGCAACTTCACTCCCGTGTTCCGCGGCGTGTACCGGGAGATCCTCGGGGTCGACGTGTCCGACGAGGAGATCCGCGTCAACACGGGCCGCAAGAAGGCGGATGTGTTCGCGGAGGTCGTCCGCCGGCACGCGCCGCGGCGCACGGGCGAGGCCGGCGTGCTCGGCGACATGGTCGCCGCGTTCGACCGCCGGATGATCGAGCGGCTCGGCACCGATCCGCCGGCGATCCTGCCGGGCGTGCCCCGGGCGCTGCGGCGCGCCCGCGACGCCGGTGTGCTGGTGGGCTACGTCACGGGGTTTGCGCGAGAGCCCGCCGACCGGCTGCTCGGCGCCGTGGGCCTGGATCGCGATGTGCTCGTGGGCACCGACGAGGTCGAGCGCGGCCGCCCGGCGCCCGACCTCATCCGCGAGGCGATGGCGCGGCTGGGTGTCGATGAGCCGGCGCTCGTCGCCTACGCCGGCGATACGCCCGGCGACGTCCTGAGCGGCCTGAACGCCGGATGCAGCCGGGTGTACGGCCTGACCTGCGGCGCACACTCGCGCGGCGAGCTCGAGGCCGCGAGCGAGGATCCCCGCGTGCGGATCGTCGATGCGCTGGCCGAGGCGGTGGACGATCTGTTCGGCCGCTAG